A stretch of the Ochrobactrum sp. BTU1 genome encodes the following:
- a CDS encoding GlxA family transcriptional regulator: protein MRNGKDEVREIITDVPSRRLSVGIVALPGFTLTALSLFLDPFRLAADDRDKSRQIRCAWKICTLSGDPVTSSSGMVIEPTAPIGELDECDYVAVVGGLLAQYRPRQQALIDLIKRADKRGKTVVGLCTAAFLLAEGGLLDDRNCCVSWFHRDDFLDLFDGHTADTTSLFHRSGRHYTCAGGLGAASLSLSIIQNEISEELARKSASILMIPYELVRSEQPALSFNGVRSPMIRKAIRIFEETLEEPVPMIDVARKLGISVRQMERGFRMAVGRTAFEVREELRVKKARELLSETGLSLLEVAVASGFTDTRSMNRSFVRQKQKPPRDYRKER from the coding sequence GTGAGAAATGGGAAGGATGAGGTTCGGGAAATCATAACGGATGTGCCATCGCGCCGTCTGTCCGTGGGCATCGTTGCGTTGCCCGGTTTTACGCTGACGGCCCTCAGCCTGTTTCTCGACCCATTTCGCCTTGCAGCCGATGATCGTGATAAAAGCCGCCAGATCCGGTGTGCCTGGAAAATCTGCACATTGTCGGGCGATCCGGTCACATCCAGTTCCGGTATGGTGATTGAACCGACAGCACCCATCGGTGAGCTGGATGAGTGCGATTATGTGGCAGTTGTCGGCGGTTTGCTTGCGCAGTACCGCCCGCGTCAACAGGCTTTGATTGACCTTATCAAACGTGCCGATAAGCGTGGCAAGACCGTTGTGGGCCTTTGCACAGCAGCCTTTCTGCTGGCTGAGGGCGGCTTGCTTGATGACCGAAACTGTTGTGTCAGCTGGTTCCATCGTGATGATTTTCTCGATCTTTTCGATGGCCATACCGCTGATACGACAAGCCTTTTTCATCGCAGCGGACGGCACTATACCTGTGCGGGCGGCCTGGGCGCGGCATCGCTTTCACTTTCGATCATCCAGAATGAAATCTCCGAGGAACTGGCACGTAAAAGCGCGTCCATTCTGATGATCCCTTATGAACTGGTGCGTTCTGAACAGCCGGCATTAAGCTTCAATGGTGTTCGTTCGCCGATGATCCGCAAGGCGATCCGCATTTTTGAGGAAACGCTGGAAGAGCCGGTGCCGATGATCGATGTTGCGCGCAAGCTGGGCATATCGGTGCGTCAGATGGAGCGCGGTTTTCGTATGGCGGTGGGGCGCACGGCTTTTGAGGTACGCGAAGAATTGCGCGTTAAAAAGGCGCGGGAGCTGCTGTCTGAAACCGGGCTATCGTTGTTGGAAGTGGCAGTCGCCAGCGGATTTACGGACACACGTAGCATGAACCGCTCGTTCGTGCGCCAGAAGCAGAAGCCGCCACGCGATTATCGCAAGGAACGCTGA
- a CDS encoding MATE family efflux transporter translates to MLHDQSIVSRPFEVTHRMVMMIAVPMTLAAVTTPLLGLVDMGVVGQMGQAELIGGLAIGALVFDFLLTMFSFLRSGTTGLVAQAMGAGDKAEEQAIFWRAIIIAIAAGLLMILSLPLVLTVASDFIHPTPATQEAMVTYVSIRMLSAPVALINYSVLGLLLGRGQGILGLSLQVLINGINIILCIVLGLELGWGVAGVAWATVTGETVAAIIGLTLVARHFNRTTGRRPDWARIFQKEGLVRMVALNRDIMIRSILLLTAFAFFTRAGSELGPVTLAANAVLMNFFLVCGFFLDGMAAAVEQIVGRSVGARYSPAFVRGAKLTFVWGLVMASLIAFTLLVFGDAIIDLLSKASDVRDEAIKYLPWAALTGLTGLLAFHMDGVYIGATWSRDMRNMMFFSLIFFLAVLYAVKPVMGNHGLWLAINLFLSIRGITLLALLPRRYRTEFF, encoded by the coding sequence ATGCTGCACGATCAGAGCATTGTTTCCAGACCGTTTGAAGTGACCCATCGCATGGTGATGATGATCGCCGTGCCGATGACACTCGCCGCCGTCACCACGCCCTTGCTTGGGCTGGTGGATATGGGTGTGGTCGGTCAGATGGGGCAGGCCGAATTGATTGGTGGCCTCGCTATCGGCGCACTGGTTTTTGACTTTCTGCTGACCATGTTCAGCTTTCTGCGCTCCGGAACCACCGGGCTTGTCGCACAGGCGATGGGGGCAGGCGACAAGGCAGAAGAACAGGCAATCTTCTGGCGGGCTATCATTATAGCGATTGCTGCTGGCTTGCTGATGATCCTGAGCCTGCCGCTCGTGCTAACCGTTGCGTCTGATTTCATTCACCCGACACCTGCCACTCAGGAAGCGATGGTGACTTATGTGTCAATCCGGATGCTTTCGGCACCGGTGGCGCTTATTAATTATTCCGTTCTGGGTCTGCTGCTTGGACGGGGGCAGGGTATTCTGGGCCTCAGCCTTCAGGTGCTAATTAACGGTATCAATATTATTCTCTGCATTGTGCTCGGGCTGGAACTTGGCTGGGGTGTGGCCGGTGTTGCATGGGCCACGGTGACGGGCGAAACTGTTGCGGCAATCATTGGCCTCACGCTTGTTGCGCGCCACTTCAATCGCACGACAGGACGCAGGCCTGATTGGGCGCGCATCTTTCAGAAAGAAGGTCTTGTGCGGATGGTCGCGCTTAACCGCGACATTATGATCCGCTCCATTCTGCTTTTGACTGCCTTTGCATTCTTCACCCGCGCGGGCTCAGAGCTCGGTCCGGTGACGCTGGCGGCAAACGCGGTTTTGATGAATTTCTTCCTCGTCTGCGGTTTCTTTCTCGATGGTATGGCCGCAGCGGTCGAGCAGATCGTAGGCCGCTCGGTCGGGGCGCGCTATAGCCCGGCATTTGTTCGCGGTGCGAAACTCACCTTCGTTTGGGGGCTGGTCATGGCCAGCTTGATTGCATTCACTTTGCTGGTTTTTGGTGATGCGATTATCGACCTTCTGTCGAAGGCTTCCGATGTGCGCGATGAGGCGATCAAATATCTGCCATGGGCGGCATTAACCGGGCTCACCGGCCTGCTCGCATTCCATATGGACGGCGTTTACATCGGCGCAACATGGTCGCGCGATATGCGCAACATGATGTTCTTCTCGCTGATATTCTTTTTGGCTGTGCTTTATGCAGTAAAGCCCGTGATGGGAAATCACGGGCTTTGGCTGGCAATCAATCTGTTCCTATCGATCCGCGGCATCACGCTTCTGGCGTTGCTGCCGCGCAGATACAGAACAGAGTTTTTTTAA
- a CDS encoding CAP domain-containing protein, with the protein MQDNDTFNLTRRGFLILAGGALAFAALPAGFANAAADVDPTELFNQIRKSNGLPLMATNGKLEQAALYQARRMASHGKIGHSVGWGNGFVSRLKQAGIRGPAAENVASGQPNTQAVFDAWMKSPGHRKNMLDPTFEHYGLAWATPENNPRRLYWAMMLGL; encoded by the coding sequence ATGCAAGACAACGACACTTTTAACCTTACCCGGCGTGGGTTTCTGATCCTCGCCGGTGGCGCTCTGGCTTTCGCGGCTTTGCCCGCGGGTTTTGCAAACGCTGCAGCAGACGTTGACCCGACCGAGCTCTTCAATCAGATCCGCAAGTCCAACGGTCTACCGCTTATGGCAACCAACGGCAAGCTTGAGCAGGCAGCGCTTTATCAGGCACGTCGTATGGCGAGCCATGGCAAAATCGGCCACTCGGTCGGCTGGGGCAATGGGTTTGTTTCGCGGCTCAAACAGGCTGGTATTCGCGGTCCCGCTGCAGAAAATGTGGCGTCTGGTCAGCCCAATACGCAGGCTGTTTTCGATGCCTGGATGAAATCACCAGGGCATCGCAAGAATATGCTTGATCCGACCTTCGAGCATTATGGCCTTGCATGGGCGACGCCTGAAAACAATCCGCGTCGCCTCTACTGGGCGATGATGCTCGGCCTCTGA